In Penicillium psychrofluorescens genome assembly, chromosome: 5, a single window of DNA contains:
- a CDS encoding uncharacterized protein (ID:PFLUO_008090-T1.cds;~source:funannotate), which yields MPDSPEPDVSNPVHPRPARSFPSCKAECIPGDGRTVPEGDVDDASLDAWRRWNDGAQTTAMEQLVALKQGLRTLDPEPFWKRLMEDITSISKAQYGFVARRVHGGDPMAELRGRRPSLFGTVFYYNDGYDTVGLQRNRYYSGGNPLLHMDHERPCLIPDNLSSLVSFGDDQLPFAAEAYLAIPLFSAGKCLAHVGLMWTKDGPRNRTLSWSFLQMILHSLEDLIVQRLLPEESVLEQENSEPSTSIPSTVQDPQEVPVHEASEFTAQPLKPYARSLSHELRTPMQGVVGMLDVMHATVREAMESPAPVKSGGIFQVLKEGIEMVQDSARRAVEAADNVVHAYDLNMQVPKTPMREHESEFLEESATPTDSPEAWPNLFIAGNNIAVNPYKRRRSQQMDVPSGPPRKQRVRSSSRQKLSPRSEEVKNAVHESDQIVHATPAREIEAVMANMVDPRPSLAVRRSAPHLLLEGINVNMRGSALRFTKLRDLLRLVINESLHVDGRPDSTVGNATEFGERIEIRSRSSNGGVFTKIVDWSVDPALPDTLLADDRDLAKLISCVFLNAIKFTNNGTITVYATIDRRTNDVLILVRDTGPGIPAAFLPSLFKPFAREDASTTRSKDGLGLGLLVAKGLSRKMGGDLICMRSSTSGPDHGSDFQIRVPVNQREACGRPGTPGERMISPPIINDFSRQSSTSSCILEPASCISPFFPQYQQLQQPTPSTSEDTTSPGSSPPRPVSYPRGGSGRTPISRDAYDKKLGEKYPLRFLVAEDNRINRRVLVSMLRKLGYRDVLEAADGKEAVQIVHDLFSASSSAAHESDAVRADQQHEATSTLPSTTEVKPIDIVLMDLWMPEMDGYEATSRILQMADDRRGLIPLVSGNTSTYLDSASHIPDPMELDTTADTHRAPPSPPPTVLAVSADVSDEALNRASKVGIKGYMTKPYKLSDLERLIIEFCGVPAAATIA from the exons ATGCCCGACTCCCCCGAGCCCGATGTCTCCAATCCGGTGCACCCACGGCCCGCCAGGTCGTTTCCATCCTGCAAGGCTGAATGCATCCCCGGTGACGGCCGAACCGTGCCCGAAGGCGACGTCGACGATGCCTCGCTCGACGCGTGGAGGCGCTGGAATGACGGTGCTCAGACGACCGCCATGGAGCAGCTGGTGGCGCTGAAACAGGGGCTGAGGACGTTGGACCCGGAACCGTTCTGGAAACGGCTCATGGAGGATATCACATCGATCAGCAAGGCCCAGTATGGGTTTGTGGCGAGGCGAGTGCACGGTGGTGACCCCATGGCCGAACTGCGGGGACGGCGGCCCTCGTTGTTTGGTACGGTGTTTTACTACAATGACGGCTATGACACTGTGGGATTGCAGCGCAATCGATATTATTCGGGCGGGAACCCGTTGCTGCATATGGACCACGAGAGGCCCTGCTTGATTCCGGACAATCTGAGCTCGCTGGTTTCCTTTGGAGATGATCAATTGCCCTTTGCTGCCGAAGCATACTTGGCAATCCCGCTCTTCTCGGCTGGCAAGTGCCTGGCGCATGTGGGTTTGATGTGGACAAAGGACGGCCCTCGGAACCGGACCCTCTCGTGGTCCTTTTTGCAGATGATCCTCCATTCGCTCGAGGACCTGATCGTTCAGCGACTGCTACCGGAAGAGTCTGTCTTGGAACAAGAGAACTCGGAGCCCTCAACCTCAATCCCATCGACTGTTCAGGATCCACAAGAGGTTCCTGTCCACGAGGCCTCGGAGTTCACTGCCCAGCCGCTGAAACCATATGCACGAAGCTTGTCTCATGAACTCCGGACCCCGATGCAGGGAGTAGTGGGTATGCTCGATGTGATGCACGCTACCGTTCGAGAGGCAATGGAGAGCCCGGCCCCGGTGAAATCGGGCGGGATCTTTCAGGTCCTGAAGGAGGGTATTGAAATGGTTCAAG ACAGCGCACGCCGTGCCGTGGAAGCCGCTGATAACGTCGTCCATGCCTACGATCTCAATATGCAGGTCCCCAAAACGCCTATGCGGGAGCACGAAAGCGAGTTTCTGGAAGAATCAGCCACGCCAACAGATAGTCCCGAGGCCTGGCCAAACCTCTTCATCGCAGGCAATAATATTGCAGTGAATCCATACAAGCGACGCCGGAGTCAACAAATGGATGTCCCTTCCGGACCACCACGAAAACAGAGGGTTCGCTCATCTTCACGACAAAAGCTCTCCCCTCGGAGTGAAGAGGTTAAGAACGCCGTTCACGAAAGCGATCAGATCGTCCATGCTACCCCGGCCCGCGAGATCGAAGCCGTCATGGCTAACATGGTGGATCCTCGCCCGTCCCTCGCGGTTCGACGGTCCGCTCCTCATCTCTTGTTGGAAGGAATCAACGTGAATATGAGGGGCTCAGCTCTGCGCTTCACCAAACTGCGTGATCTTCTCCGTTTGGTGATCAACGAGTCTCTTCATGTCGACGGTCGACCTGACTCTACCGTGGGCAACGCGACTGAGTTTGGCGAGAGAATCGAGATCCGATCACGATCTTCAAATGGGGGGGTCTTCACTAAAATCGTGGATTGGTCTGTTGATCCAGCGCTGCCCGACACGTTGCTCGCCGATGATCGAGACCTGGCGAAGCTAATCTCGTGTGTTTTCCTGAATGCCATCAAATTCACCAACAATGGCACCATTACGGTATACGCAACGATCGATCGCCGAACAAACGATGTCTTGATTCTCGTCCGAGATACCGGCCCCGGAATTCCTGCCGCATTCTTGCCTAGTCTTTTCAAGCCCTTTGCCCGTGAAGATGCCTCGACTACACGAAGCAAGGACGGGCTTGGACTCGGCCTACTTGTGGCCAAGGGTCTGTCGCGGAAGATGGGAGGTGACCTGATCTGCATGCGCTCGTCAACCTCGGGCCCAGACCATGGCTCGGACTTTCAGATCCGCGTGCCTGTGAACCAGCGCGAAGCTTGCGGTCGTCCCGGCACTCCAGGTGAGAGGATGATCAGCCCACCCATTATCAACGACTTCTCCCGGCAGAGCAGCACAAGCAGCTGCATTTTGGAACCTGCCTCCTGCAtttctcctttcttccctcaATATCAACAACTGCAACAGCCAACCCCTAGCACCAGCGAGGACACCACATCTCCAGGCTCATCACCCCCACGACCTGTGTCATATCCTCGAGGTGGAAGCGGCCGGACCCCAATCTCACGGGATGCGTACGATAAGAAACTTGGAGAGAAATATCCTCTCCGTTTCCTCGTTGCTGAAGATAACAGAATCAACCGGCGTGTGCTGGTCAGCATGCTGCGGAAGCTTGGCTACCGTGACGTCCTAGAAGCGGCAGACGGCAAAGAAGCCGTTCAAATCGTGCACGATCTTTTCTCAGCGTCCAGCTCTGCTGCCCACGAGTCAGATGCTGTCCGCGCAGATCAACAACATGAAGCAACCAGCACACTACCCTCCACCACAGAAGTGAAGCCAATCGACATTGTCTTAATGGATCTTTGGATGCCCGAAATGGACGGGTATGAAGCCACTTCTCGCATCCTCCAGATGGCCGACGATCGCCGAGGACTAATACCTCTTGTTTCCGGAAACACCTCAACCTATCTTGACTCTGCATCCCATATCCCTGACCCAATGGAGTTGGATACCACCGCAGACACACATCGGGCACCACCGTCACCACCCCCTACCGTCCTTGCTGTCAGTGCAGATGTCTCCGACGAGGCATTGAACCGGGCATCCAAAGTCGGGATCAAAGGGTACATGACGAAACCATACAAACTCTCCGACCTAGAACGCCTGATTATCGAATTTTGTGGCGTTCCTGCAGCGGCTACTATTGCATAg
- a CDS encoding uncharacterized protein (ID:PFLUO_008091-T1.cds;~source:funannotate), with the protein MALRHPSSWLASLTLLTLLSILVPTNALYFYMDGRQSKCFYEDLPKDTLVAGTFETEVINPNTHQYSVDASMKVLITVVETFDNDHQIVSKREAHSGRLTFTAADSGQHKICFTPETDVATGGWLTGPAGAVKFTVDLAIGETSKIETEDKDKMKDLVQRVKDLNSRLHDIRREQVYQREREAEFRDQSETTNSRVVRWALIQVAVLSAACAWQLSHLRSFFIKQKLT; encoded by the exons ATGGCTCTCCGGCATCCGTCGTCATGGCTCGCGTCTCTGACGCTGCTCACTCTGCTCTCTATCCTCGTCCCCACCAACGCCCTCTACTTCTACATGGACGGGCGGCAATCCAAGTGTTTCTACGAGGACCTGCCCAAGGACACCCTGGTGGCCG GCACCTTTGAAACAGAGGTGATCAACCCGAACACACACCAATACTCCGTGGACGCAAGCATGAAGGTCCTCATCACGGTAGTCGAGACCTTCGACAACGATCACCAGATCGTCTCAAAGCGTGAAGCCCATTCCGGCCGGCTCACCTTCACCGCGGCGGACTCGGGCCAGCACAAGATCTGCTTCACGCCGGAGACGGACGTCGCCACGGGCGGGTGGCTGACTGGTCCGGCCGGCGCGGTCAAGTTCACGGTCGACCTGGCGATTGGCGAGACGAGCAAGATCGAGACGGAGGACAAGGATAAGATGAAGGATCTGGTGCAGCGGGTGAAGGACTTGAACTCGAGGTTGCATGACATTCGCCGGGAGCAGGTGTATCAGCGG GAACGTGAGGCCGAATTCCGCGACCAGTCCGAGACAACCAACTCCCGCGTCGTGCGCTGGGCCCTCATCCAAGTAGCCGTTCTCTCTGCCGCGTGCGCGTGGCAGCTCTCGCACCTGCGTTCGTTCTTCATCAAGCAGAAGCTGACCtaa
- a CDS encoding uncharacterized protein (ID:PFLUO_008092-T1.cds;~source:funannotate): MAAADVREMLDLPAEGQPRPHKKQKVVEKRPEGITRELYALLGERAPPIAINENKYKGRPKWMNKLRVRPWRMTPFTNSARSDGLVLHHWQRKHESTKPPAPGESQMEVDETKEEGKEDDQEAAHLKSQEQDYAFAKYNVQARLPRPYTDDEYNRHLKRDDWSREETDYLMELASEYDLRWVIIADRYDYQPPMDTEPDASALVPATQYRNMEQMKARYYQVAAHMLALEHPPSEMSELEFELHEKMLKFDPERERDRKQLAALQLDRTADEVREEAMLLEELKRITSNEQNFVTERRELYSRLEVPISIGNTAMYQSSAGLSQLLQTLLQADKSKKRRSLLGADGVLPSPAGQTPTQGGGETPGVTPASIPHKKGAAAAAREAQQLTVRTLTPAEETRYGVQHHERVQAGVQFRSDRAQKLTQAKSNVQTQKLAAALAELEMPVRLMMPTERVCKDFEKLIHSVNLLLDARKVSEKVESEIRVLEAAKAERERKANEAAGIVPPDPENPEVKTEADDAGAGVTGGDADKGQDDEADGESKDTPAMDPDGAHKRSASELSGVSDKSNKRQRR, translated from the exons ATGGCGGCCGCCGATGTTCGCGAAATGCTGGACCTGCCGGCGGAGGGGCAGCCCAGGCCGCATAAGAAGCAGAAGGTGGTAGAGAAACGGCCAG AGGGCATTACTCGCGAACTGTACGCGCTGCTGGGCGAGCGCGCGCCGCCGATCGCCATCAACGAGAACAAGTACAAAGGACGCCCGAAATGGATGAACAAGCTCCGAGTGCGGCCATG GCGCATGACGCCCTTCACAAACAGTGCGCGCTCTGACGGCCTGGTTCTACACCACTGGCAACGAAAACATGAATCGACCaaaccaccagcacccgGAGAATCGCAGATGGAAGTTGACGAGACCAAAGAagaggggaaagaagacgaccagGAGGCAGCACATCTCAAGTCTCAGGAGCAGGACTACGCGTTCGCCAAGTACAACGTCCAGGCGCGCCTACCGCGTCCATACACCGATGACGAGTACAATCGACACTTGAAGCGCGACGACTGGTCGCGCGAAGAAACAGACTATCTGATGGAACTGGCTTCCGAATACGATCTGCGATGGGTGATTATTGCAGACCGCTACGACTACCAGCCGCCAATGGACACGGAACCGGATGCCAGCGCGCTGGTTCCCGCCACGCAGTACCGGAACATGGAGCAGATGAAAGCACGATACTACCAGGTGGCAGCCCACATGCTCGCCCTCGAGCACCCACCGTCCGAAATGTCAGAGCTCGAGTTCGAGCTGCACGAGAAGATGCTCAAGTTCGACCCGGAGCGCGAGCGAGACCGCAAGCAGCTCGCAGCGCTGCAGCTGGACCGCACAGCCGACGAAGTGCGCGAGGAAGCTAtgttgctggaagagctGAAGCGCATCACTTCGAACGAGCAGAACTTCGTCACCGAGCGCCGCGAGCTGTACTCGCGTCTCGAGGTGCCCATCAGCATCGGCAACACCGCCATGTACCAGTCCAGCGCGGGGCTCTCGCAGCTCCTGCAGACTCTGCTGCAGGCCgacaagagcaagaagcGCCGCTCCCTGTTGGGCGCGGACGGCGTTCTCCCCAGTCCTGCGGGCCAGACCCCAACACAGGGTGGCGGCGAGACACCCGGTGTCACGCCCGCCTCTATCCCCCACAAGAAGGgcgccgccgcagccgcccGCGAAGCACAGCAACTTACCGTGCGCACTCTCACCCCGGCCGAAGAAACCCGATACGGCGTGCAGCACCACGAGCGTGTGCAAGCCGGCGTGCAATTCCGCAGCGACCGCGCCCAGAAGCTCACGCAGGCCAAGTCCAACGTGCAAACGCAAAAGCTGgccgccgcgctggcggagctggagatgcccGTGCGGCTGATGATGCCCACGGAGCGAGTCTGCAAGGACTTCGAGAAGCTCATCCACTCCGTCAATTTACTGCTCGACGCACGCAAGGTCTCCGAGAAGGTGGAAAGCGAGATCCGCGTCCTCGAAGCCGCCAAGGCCGAGCGCGAGCGCAAGGCCAACGAGGCCGCTGGGATTGTGCCGCCGGATCCTGAGAATCCAGAGGTCAAGACCGAGGCTGATGATGCGGGGGCTGGTGTTACGGGTGGCGATGCGGATAAGGGACAAGATGATGAGGCGGATGGGGAGTCCAAGGACACGCCGGCGATGGATCCGGATGGCGCTCATAAACGGTCTGCTAGTGAGCTTAGCGGGGTCAGTGATAAGAGCAATAAGCGGCAGCGTCGGTAA
- a CDS encoding uncharacterized protein (ID:PFLUO_008093-T1.cds;~source:funannotate), giving the protein MKQSPTSRAFRRLALSEVLEQRPELLDPVFRAAAFNDIPESESGSPFGLRYIPTLHGNLRGARTASHASDAAYNNGARPATPFGEEPVTVSAELQPAATRSVDTLTIVTPNSAANILEPLPTIEIPAGINSQTLMADWIQFLRTNHQTQGTTSSASLSDHGPDLVVSKKRESFPSDQSLVEGRPLHLDELRISHVLAPRSISSRTHSGNASITAGRTNTNRYALLTAEDSHLRQKTATSAVSGTDSQKLTSIHRRDASSFYSRQSSLLSTEALKTRAANATGSKSEIQVDRINQSEKPESSMKSKFVEQLSPITNGSGSSRSPIDELESSPRQVSIGWMTNGRRVGYGYTMVSKAEEAVPTNDTPRQTQESIERPSLINADDENIKSTEAGCSLAIDPASEEPKVLIPLEKPIVIVDHRFPPSDPTKGPEENNDTTESIKEDNPWWKKLKSRPMSIQPRPRKAREDVHHGRKTWVIGRGQGSSVLEELSEHPQGEGSNANPPALPFSGPPVGIPHGYIPPPPLPSRNGRWSWRVSKYKETKRETKRLSNGRQENSDASSGPSFHDCASTGLGRASSTRSNAKDLASMYQEECLAPMPGAFEGSSWARRA; this is encoded by the coding sequence ATGAAACAATCTCCGACAAGCCGTGCCTTTCGTCGACTGGCGTTGAGTGAAGTGCTCGAGCAGAGGCCCGAGCTGTTGGATCCTGTGTTCCGGGCAGCTGCCTTCAACGACATTCCCGAAAGTGAATCTGGGTCTCCCTTTGGGCTGCGCTACATCCCTACCCTCCACGGCAATCTGAGGGGTGCTCGAACTGCCTCCCATGCAAGCGACGCAGCATACAACAATGGGGCACGACCTGCGACTCCCTTCGGCGAGGAACCGGTCACTGTCAGCGCTGAGTTGCAACCCGCCGCGACGAGATCTGTCGACACCCTGACAATCGTCACCCCGAATTCTGCTGCAAATATTCTAGAGCCACTCCCAACCATCGAGATTCCAGCGGGTATCAATAGCCAGACCCTCATGGCCGACTGGATCCAGTTCTTGCGGACGAACCACCAGACCCAGGGCACGACCTCGTCGGCATCGCTGTCAGATCATGGTCCGGATCTTGTCGTTTCGAAAAAGCGAGAGTCATTTCCCTCTGACCAGTCGTTGGTTGAAGGTCGGCCACTGCACCTGGATGAGCTCCGCATCTCTCATGTCCTGGCACCACGctccatctcttccagaACACACTCGGGCAATGCATCCATCACAGCGGGACGTACAAACACAAACAGATATGCATTGCTCACCGCAGAGGACTCTCACTTGCGCCAGAAAACAGCAACATCGGCGGTCTCGGGAACAGATTCCCAGAAACTCACCTCAATCCACAGGCGAGATGCGTCCTCATTCTATTCACGCCAAAGCAGCCTTTTGTCAACAGAGGCGCTCAAAACTCGTGCTGCCAATGCCACAGGCAGCAAGTCAGAAATCCAGGTAGATCGGATCAATCAGAGCGAGAAGCCCGAGTCTTCTATGAAAAGCAAGTTTGTTGAACAACTCAGCCCCATCACAAATGGCTCTGGTTCCTCCCGCTCTCCTATTGATGAGCTAGAATCGTCCCCTCGCCAGGTCAGCATTGGTTGGATGACCAACGGTCGACGTGTTGGGTATGGCTATACAATGGTCTCTaaagctgaagaagctgtcCCTACCAATGATACCCCCCGCCAAACCCAGGAATCAATCGAGCGGCCATCGCTGATAAATGCTGACGATGAGAATATCAAGTCGACTGAAGCCGGCTGTTCTCTTGCGATTGACCCTGCTTCGGAAGAGCCAAAGGTGTTGATTCCGCTCGAAAAGCCCATCGTTATCGTTGACCACCGATTCCCTCCAAGTGACCCAACTAAGGGACCCGAGGAGAACAATGATACCACTGAATCGATCAAGGAAGACAATCCATGgtggaagaagctgaagagcCGACCGATGAGCATCCAGCCTCGGCCGCGCAAAGCCAGGGAGGATGTCCATCATGGGCGCAAGACATGGGTCATTGGCAGGGGACAAGGCTCCTCGGTCCTGGAAGAGCTATCAGAGCACCCTCAAGGCGAAGGTTCCAATGCGAACCCCCCCGCCCTTCCATTCAGCGGCCCTCCAGTCGGTATTCCGCATGGCTACAttcctccccctccactTCCATCTCGAAACGGGCGCTGGTCGTGGCGGGTTTCTAAATACAAGGAGACCAAGAGAGAAACCAAGAGACTCTCGAACGGACGCCAGGAGAACTCGGACGCCTCGTCTGGACCATCGTTCCACGACTGTGCATCAACTGGGCTTGGCCGGGCCAGTTCCACGAGGAGCAATGCCAAAGATTTGGCGAGTATGTATCAGGAGGAGTGCCTTGCTCCCATGCCTGGAGCTTTCGAGGGGAGTTCGTGGGCCCGTCGGGCGTGA
- a CDS encoding uncharacterized protein (ID:PFLUO_008094-T1.cds;~source:funannotate), with amino-acid sequence MTSQDLFSDLPAESPAYYEMEPPMMISRIDTVATLGPDTYGPYDVVEYADPSSSSSSSASNSISNLDPRTPSFTNSCATTILEDNPPVPSKESNSKRSGSISHIAYKKLSPVKVGVRTMRKSCSSHVLETRGKMKNSVAESKWNATGWVDQKIYSTQDGVSDLSNNMRQYVSAKMDAFTTGLDDKILSLDERFFAPKQASMAHCSVHGDADCEHSMKDKGSTPSSRVSKVHLYENSRLPAALSQFTIDPFDYPLIHLAAQYSRQVYVKNEPENNTYLPANFRQGTKALVVGCLDDKEVIVLAIRGTASFKDWAVNMRTEPTSPEGFLDDGANFVHGGFLGAATKMIQPIAAQLRDLIAENPIRQSYSLLITGHSAGAAVAGLLYCHMLSKKVTSELAYMGSYFRLIHCITFGAPPSAVRPLHPTPSPDSAESLFYAFINEGDPVPRADKAYMRSLLNLYASPAPNSSKSRKYEKITKKPRSATWEVPPAPLSLAGNLIVLRNPLTENEHPMTGKGEVEACVTSDDVVRKAVFGNPGMHLMMLYAQRIDALKKHATW; translated from the exons ATGACCAGCCAGGACTTGTTCTCTGACTTGCCCGCCGAGTCCCCCGCGTACTATGAGATGGAACcaccgatgatgatcagCCGGATCGACACTGTTGCGACTCTCGGTCCGGATACGTATGGGCCGTACGACGTAGTCGAGTATGCCGAcccgtcctcgtcctcgtcttcgtcggcatcgaACTCGATTTCCAATTTAGATCCCCGCACGCCATCCTTTACGAACTCCTGCGCTACGACCATACTGGAAGACAATCCACCTGTACCTTCGAAAGAATCAAACAGCAAACGATCGGGCTCGATCAGCCACATAGCATATAAAAAGTTGTCGCCGGTCAAAGTAGGCGTGCGCACCATGCGCAAGAGCTGCTCATCGCATGTGCTAGAGACACGCGGGAAAATGAAGAATTCAGTGGCTGAATCCAAATGGAATGCGACTGGCTGGGTTGATCAGAAGATCTACTCGACGCAAGATGGCGTCTCTGATCTCAGCAACAACATGCGCCAGTATGTCTCGGCCAAGATGGATGCCTTCACGACTGGATTGGATGATAAGATCCTTTCGCTGGATGAGCGGTTTTTTGCTCCAAAGCAGGCCTCTA TGGCCCACTGTTCGGTCCACGGTGATGCAGACTGCGAGCACAGCATGAAAGACAAAGGCTCAACCCCATCGAGTAGGGTCTCCAAGGTGCATTTGTACGAGAACTCGCGCCTACCAGCTGCCCTTTCTCAATTCACAAT TGATCCTTTTGATTACCCTCTTATCCACCTAGCAGCGCAATACTCACGCCAGGTCTATGTGAAAAATGAACCAGAAAATAACACCTACCTCCCCGCCAATTTCCGCCAGGGAACAAAAGCACTGGTGGTCGGCTGCCTCGACGACAAGGAAGTGATTGTGCTCGCAATCCGCGGCACGGCGAGCTTCAAAGACTGGGCCGTGAACATGCGCACAGAACCTACCTCCCCCGAGGGCTTCCTCGACGACGGCGCGAACTTCGTGCACGGGggcttcctcggcgccgcgacgaagatgatccaGCCCATCGCGGCGCAACTCCGCGATCTGATCGCAGAGAACCCAATTCGACAATCCTACTCCCTCCTAATCACGGGCCACtccgccggcgccgccgtggcAGGCCTACTTTATTGCCATATGCTCTCAAAAAAAGTGACCTCCGAGCTGGCGTATATGGGCAGCTACTTTAGGCTCATCCACTGCATCACCTTCGGCGCACCGCCGTCCGCCGTCCGCCCACTCCATCCCACGCCGTCGCCCGATAGCGCGGAGTCACTGTTCTACGCCTTTATTAACGAGGGAGATCCCGTGCCGCGCGCGGACAAGGCATATATGCGCTCGCTGTTGAATCTCTATGCCTCTCCTGCGCCGAATAGTTCGAAATCGCGCAAGTATGAGAAAATCACGAAGAAGCCCCGCTCTGCCACATGGGAAGTTCCGCCGGCGCCGCTGTCACTCGCGGGAAATTTGATTGTTTTGCGGAATCCGCTGACTGAGAATGAGCATCCTATGACGGGCAAGGGTGAGGTTGAGGCTTGTGTTACCTCTGATGATGTGGTTAGGAAGGCCGTTTTTGGGAATCCGGGGATGCATCTGATGATGCTGTATGCGCAGCGCATTGATGCGCTCAAAAAGCATGCTACGTGGTGA